The following nucleotide sequence is from Corynebacterium hindlerae.
GTAGAAGGTATCTTCCTGGCGTGTGACGTCCATGTGGTGGAGGATGTGGCCTTGGGCGTCGAGGTCGAGTGCGGCGGCGCTGAAACCGTCAGGAGCGTCATCGAGCTTTTGGCTCACTAGGTTGTTGAGGAACGCCGGGGCGTCGGGGCCGGACACAGCAATCACCACTCGATGGGAGCGGTCAATAATGGCGGATGTGAATCGTTGTTCGCCCAACGGGTCGCCGTAGTGCCAGGCCACGCCGTGGTGGTCGATGAGTGTGTCGTCGGTCAGTGGCGCTGCGCCTGCTCGGGAGAGCAGCGGGGAAACGTAGTCAGTCACAAAACCGATGTTAGCGCGTAGCCTAGAGGGTATGAGCCCACTGATCTATATCCTTGAGCCATTCGGCGGTTCCACTCGGGAACACAGCCCTGCGTTGCCCATGCTCTTCTGGGACGATGCTGCCGTAACCCGTGGCGACGGGGTATTTGAATCCATTCGCATTGTGGCGGGCACGCCGGTCAACCTGGACCGCCACCTGGCCCGTTTCATTCGTTCTGCCACTTTGCTGGGGCTGCCAGCGCCGAACCCGGACCATTGGGCTACCGCGACCCGGGAAGCAGCTGAGAAGTGGGCATCGCTGCACGGGGACGGGGAAGCCGCCTGTACCTGGACGATGTCGCGGGGCAGGGCCTCCCGACCAGACATTCCGAGCACGTGGCTTGTGGTCAAGCCCCTGAGCGAGGAAATCCTTCGGCAGCACGCTGAGGGAGTGAAAGTGCTCACCGGACCGCGGGGCTATCAGCTCACCAAACCTGCGCCGTGGAGTATCACTGGCGCGAAGACTCTGGCATATGCGGAGAACATGGCCGCGTTGCGTTACGCCCGCAGTCGGGGCTTTGACGATGTTATCTTCACCGACGGTGAACAGGTCCTCGAAGGGGCAACCTCCACGATCATTACTGTGCGTGGCAACAAAATTCGCACCCCACAGCCGGGCGCCGAGGTCCTCGCCGGCACCACCCAAGCGCTCTTATTCAAGCGCGCACTGAAAGCGGGCTGGAACTGCCGAGAAAAGCCGATGTATTACGGCGACTTGCTCAAGGCAGACCAGGTGTGGCTGGTGTCGTCGACGCGGGGCGCGGTGCGGGTCACGCAGCTTGACGACGCCCCCCTGAAGTCCCGCGGCGACTTGGATACCGTTCGAGAGCTGCTGGGGCGCTAGCCGATCACGCGCTTGAGTTGGGCGGACATTCTAGGTCGCATTTCGCCCGCCACGAGGCGCTCGTCCACCCAGCCCAGCTCATTGGTGGGTAGGAGGCCGTAGAGGCGTTTACCGGGGCCTAGAGCAGCAGGCCCAGAGGATGTGACCATGGTGGATGCCGATTCCAGCTGCCAGGCGCGCTCGTTGAGCGGGTTGCCGTAGAAAATTTCTACGACACCGGTGGAGTGGCAGAGGATGAACTCGATCTCGTCTTTGAGGTCGATGCGGATGAACCCGGTTTCGCGCAGGTCGGCGCCGGTTGGGTTGCCTTCTTCGTCGAGTTTCCAGAAGCGGGAATTGTAGGCGATGTAGTTCTCGCCGTCGTGGGCGAAGGTGATTTCCTGGCCGAAGTTGTACTGGCCGTCCACCGCGGTGTCGGCCTGGCCCTCGCCGCGCCACACGCCGATCAAAGGAAGCAGCGCCAGGAGGCCATCGTGCAGACTGGGGCCTTGGCGGAGGTTTGCGGTGTCATCAGGAATGGGAAGTTCACCTAGGCCTGGGATGTTGCGGTCAGCGGTATGTTTCGCTTGCTCTGCTGCCAGGTTGACGGCTTCGGAGCCGCTTAGGGAGTTGTCATTCATGGCCTCTAGCCTAGCGGTTAGTCTTTCTCGTCCTCCAACTTGGAGATGGGAGACAGGTTGCTGGCGTCGACGGTGGTACTGCGTTGTTCGGCTTCAAAGTAGATGGATCCGCCGGCGCAGTACACCCGGTTGACCGGTGCAGGCAGGGGAAGGGAACGGCTGTCAATAGTCCAAGTGAAGGCGTCTTTTGCTTCTCGTTCACGGTCTTCGGGAACGTCGATGTAGCGATCCGGGGTCATGGTGATGCTCGTGCCGTTGATCCGGAGTTTGGCG
It contains:
- a CDS encoding FABP family protein, with the protein product MNDNSLSGSEAVNLAAEQAKHTADRNIPGLGELPIPDDTANLRQGPSLHDGLLALLPLIGVWRGEGQADTAVDGQYNFGQEITFAHDGENYIAYNSRFWKLDEEGNPTGADLRETGFIRIDLKDEIEFILCHSTGVVEIFYGNPLNERAWQLESASTMVTSSGPAALGPGKRLYGLLPTNELGWVDERLVAGEMRPRMSAQLKRVIG
- a CDS encoding aminodeoxychorismate lyase: MSPLIYILEPFGGSTREHSPALPMLFWDDAAVTRGDGVFESIRIVAGTPVNLDRHLARFIRSATLLGLPAPNPDHWATATREAAEKWASLHGDGEAACTWTMSRGRASRPDIPSTWLVVKPLSEEILRQHAEGVKVLTGPRGYQLTKPAPWSITGAKTLAYAENMAALRYARSRGFDDVIFTDGEQVLEGATSTIITVRGNKIRTPQPGAEVLAGTTQALLFKRALKAGWNCREKPMYYGDLLKADQVWLVSSTRGAVRVTQLDDAPLKSRGDLDTVRELLGR